A stretch of Candidatus Rokuibacteriota bacterium DNA encodes these proteins:
- a CDS encoding ABC transporter ATP-binding protein — protein MLEVEDIHTYYETSHVLFGLSLHVQEGELVVLLGRNGAGKTTTLRSIIGVTPPRSGSIRFRGAEIARRPTYEVAQRGVAFIPDTRRIFPDHTVRENLEIAERPLRDGGHSWTIERVCELFPALRALEGRTGRHLSGGEQQMLAIGRALLGNPRLLLMDEPTQGLAPLVIRNLSEQILRLQREGMTILLSEQNMAFAGPLANRIYVIDHGTIRFEGTLGDLEANTEVRTRHLLT, from the coding sequence ATCCTCGAGGTCGAGGACATCCACACGTACTACGAGACGAGCCACGTGCTGTTCGGACTCTCCCTCCACGTCCAGGAGGGCGAGCTGGTGGTGCTCCTCGGACGGAACGGCGCCGGCAAGACCACGACGCTCCGCAGCATCATCGGCGTCACGCCGCCGCGCTCGGGGAGCATCCGCTTCCGCGGGGCGGAGATCGCGAGGCGCCCCACCTACGAGGTGGCCCAGCGCGGGGTCGCCTTCATTCCCGATACCCGGCGGATCTTCCCGGACCACACCGTCCGCGAGAACCTGGAGATCGCCGAGCGCCCGCTCCGGGACGGCGGCCACAGCTGGACCATCGAGCGCGTCTGCGAGCTCTTTCCCGCGCTGCGCGCCCTGGAGGGACGGACGGGACGCCACCTGAGCGGGGGCGAGCAGCAGATGCTGGCGATTGGGCGCGCCCTGCTCGGCAACCCCCGCCTGCTGCTGATGGACGAGCCGACGCAGGGGCTGGCGCCCCTGGTGATCAGGAACCTGAGCGAGCAGATCCTTCGCCTGCAGCGCGAGGGCATGACCATTCTGCTCTCGGAGCAGAACATGGCGTTCGCAGGCCCGCTGGCGAACCGCATCTACGTCATCGACCACGGGACCATCCGGTTCGAGGGGACGCTCGGCGACCTGGAGGCCAACACGGAGGTTCGGACGCGTCACCTGCTCACGTAA
- a CDS encoding ABC transporter ATP-binding protein, whose translation MLLGVEGVSKSFGAVAAVTDATFGIEPGELVALIGPNGAGKSTLFNLISGILKPDAGTIAFGGEPISSLPPHRIAHRGIGLAFQVSNVFSRLTVLENIQVALFSARGKSGSLWSFGPRTLREEAREILAAIGLPELARLSAGALAQADKKRLEVGIALAVRPRLLLLDEPTSGQSMEETDLTMELIRRINREQALTVLFIEHKMDVVFGIARRVLVLHNGRLIADGEPRTVRANEQVQKAYLGETG comes from the coding sequence ATGCTCCTCGGCGTTGAGGGCGTGAGCAAGAGCTTCGGCGCCGTCGCGGCGGTGACGGACGCGACGTTCGGCATCGAGCCGGGCGAGCTGGTGGCGCTGATCGGCCCCAACGGCGCCGGCAAGAGCACGCTCTTCAACCTGATCAGCGGGATCCTCAAGCCCGACGCGGGGACGATCGCCTTCGGCGGCGAGCCGATCTCGTCGCTCCCGCCCCACCGGATCGCCCACCGCGGGATCGGGCTGGCGTTCCAGGTCAGCAACGTGTTCTCGCGGCTCACCGTCCTCGAGAACATCCAGGTGGCGCTGTTCTCCGCGCGGGGCAAGAGCGGGAGCCTCTGGAGCTTCGGGCCGCGCACGCTCCGCGAGGAGGCCCGGGAGATCCTGGCCGCCATCGGTCTCCCCGAGCTGGCCAGGCTCTCGGCGGGGGCCCTCGCGCAGGCGGACAAGAAACGCCTGGAGGTGGGGATCGCGCTGGCGGTGCGCCCGCGGCTGCTCCTGCTGGACGAGCCCACCTCCGGGCAGTCCATGGAGGAGACCGATCTCACGATGGAGCTGATCCGCCGGATCAACCGGGAGCAGGCGCTGACGGTCCTCTTCATCGAGCACAAGATGGACGTCGTCTTCGGCATCGCCCGCCGTGTCCTGGTGCTGCACAACGGCCGCCTCATCGCCGACGGGGAGCCGCGGACCGTGCGGGCGAACGAGCAGGTCCAGAAGGCGTACCTCGGGGAAACGGGATGA
- a CDS encoding branched-chain amino acid ABC transporter permease has product MSRWGAVAVMAAVVVLLALPWGVREYNVQLANLFLIGALFALSFNILFGYTGLLSFGQATFFGVGAYALALLMKKAGLSFALAFVLSVPITALTAGVIGFFCSRATEFFFSILTLAFGQLLFVVASKWYTLTAGDDGIQSIFPPPALGSAARYYYFSLAVVTLSTAALWWIVRSPFGYTLQSIRDNPQRSEAIGINLRWYRWMAFVVSGVFAGVAGALFTAFNWAVAPTELEWTKSAEPVVMTLLGGPHLFGGPIVGAAIFTFFQFYLGKHTLFWALSMGVVILFVVRFMPGGVGGYLWQRVQAARDASGQGHAPRR; this is encoded by the coding sequence ATGAGCCGCTGGGGCGCGGTGGCGGTGATGGCGGCGGTCGTGGTCCTGCTGGCGCTGCCGTGGGGCGTGCGCGAGTACAACGTCCAGCTCGCGAACCTCTTCCTGATCGGGGCACTGTTCGCGCTGAGCTTCAACATCCTCTTCGGGTACACCGGGCTCCTGTCCTTCGGCCAGGCGACGTTCTTCGGTGTCGGCGCCTACGCGCTCGCCCTCCTGATGAAGAAGGCGGGGCTGTCCTTCGCGCTGGCCTTCGTCCTCAGCGTGCCCATCACGGCCCTGACCGCCGGCGTGATCGGCTTCTTCTGCTCGCGCGCGACGGAGTTCTTCTTCTCGATCCTGACCCTCGCCTTCGGGCAGCTCCTCTTCGTGGTCGCCAGCAAGTGGTACACCCTCACGGCGGGTGACGACGGGATCCAGTCGATCTTCCCGCCGCCGGCGCTCGGCTCGGCCGCCCGGTATTACTACTTCAGCCTCGCCGTCGTCACGCTCTCCACGGCGGCGCTCTGGTGGATCGTCAGGAGCCCGTTCGGCTACACGCTCCAGAGCATCCGGGACAACCCGCAGCGGAGCGAGGCCATCGGTATCAACCTTCGCTGGTACCGGTGGATGGCCTTCGTCGTGAGCGGCGTCTTCGCGGGTGTCGCCGGAGCCCTCTTCACCGCGTTCAACTGGGCGGTGGCGCCCACCGAGCTCGAGTGGACGAAGTCGGCCGAGCCGGTGGTCATGACGCTGCTCGGGGGGCCGCATCTGTTCGGGGGGCCGATCGTCGGCGCCGCGATCTTCACCTTTTTCCAGTTCTACCTGGGTAAGCACACCCTCTTCTGGGCGTTGTCGATGGGTGTGGTCATTCTCTTCGTGGTCCGCTTCATGCCGGGCGGCGTCGGCGGCTACCTCTGGCAGCGTGTGCAGGCGGCCCGGGACGCGTCGGGGCAGGGGCATGCTCCTCGGCGTTGA
- a CDS encoding branched-chain amino acid ABC transporter permease, producing the protein MTLSGVVNQFVSGLTFGMVLFLLALGLVLIFGVMRVVNFAHGSLYMVGAFLGYFVWDWLKGMAGSFWVSVIVAGLLVAALGLVLEYLLRPLYAREHSDQILFTYGCVLIIGDLVKWLWGGQYRSVPRPPGFEGRVELGGVVLPTYYLLVIGVGVAAGLGLWLLLARTKLGKIIRAAVADREMVGILGIRLPRLFAGVFGIGAFLAGAAGMLAAPLGSIGSGMDVEIIVAVFAVVIVGGMGSFLGAALASLIIGEVYSFGILVLPAAAQVFMFLVMVIVLVVRPQGLIGAPER; encoded by the coding sequence ATGACGCTCAGCGGAGTCGTCAACCAGTTCGTGAGCGGCCTCACGTTCGGGATGGTGCTCTTCCTGCTCGCCCTCGGGCTCGTCCTTATCTTCGGCGTCATGCGGGTCGTGAACTTTGCCCACGGCTCGCTCTACATGGTGGGCGCCTTCCTCGGCTACTTCGTCTGGGACTGGCTGAAAGGCATGGCCGGGAGCTTCTGGGTGAGCGTCATCGTGGCCGGGCTCCTGGTGGCGGCGCTCGGCCTGGTCCTCGAGTACCTGCTCCGGCCCCTCTACGCGCGCGAGCACAGCGACCAGATCCTCTTCACCTACGGCTGCGTGCTCATCATCGGCGACCTGGTGAAGTGGCTGTGGGGAGGCCAGTACCGCTCGGTTCCACGCCCGCCCGGCTTCGAGGGGCGCGTCGAGCTGGGCGGCGTTGTGCTGCCGACGTACTACCTGCTGGTCATCGGCGTCGGCGTGGCGGCGGGACTCGGTCTGTGGCTCCTGCTCGCGCGGACGAAGCTCGGGAAGATCATCCGCGCCGCCGTCGCCGACCGGGAGATGGTGGGGATCCTCGGGATCCGTCTGCCGCGTCTGTTCGCCGGCGTGTTCGGGATCGGCGCCTTCCTGGCCGGCGCGGCCGGGATGCTGGCCGCGCCGCTCGGCAGCATCGGCTCGGGCATGGACGTCGAGATCATCGTTGCCGTGTTCGCCGTGGTGATCGTGGGCGGCATGGGCAGCTTCCTCGGCGCGGCGCTGGCGTCCCTCATCATCGGCGAGGTGTACAGCTTCGGCATCCTGGTGCTGCCTGCGGCCGCGCAGGTGTTCATGTTCCTCGTGATGGTCATCGTCCTCGTCGTCCGGCCCCAGGGGCTCATCGGCGCCCCGGAGCGCTGA
- a CDS encoding ABC transporter substrate-binding protein: MKLARPLQIGVLIGAALVLTLLGVLPWPSVAASPIKIGLITDLTGMAYLLAKDNADGAKIAVDEINKAGGVLGRPLELVVRDSALKTDMGIAAARELVVDQKVNFLLGPVSSAVRLAISDVARQYKVPMIDSIGGSRRLVEDRGHDFFFELSLTTRTEAYGQAVGTAKLKGKKVVTIAPDYEWGRLEHEGFVQPFKKMRPEAEFIGEYWPKLGEKDYTPYITAILSKNPDIIWSALWGGDFIGFVKQAKGYGVFEKFVFVGSAEPASLQALGADAPEGIYGWDRAPVYAIDTPAMKAFVAAYQAKNQHLPTGWVAFGYEAVQLVKWGLEKAGSDKPEAWVRAVKGATVPLLRGPITFREFDNVSNSPVYFGRLMRDPKYPFLILKDILKVGVEPSMISVEEVKKLREAAK, translated from the coding sequence ATGAAGCTCGCGCGCCCCCTTCAAATCGGCGTCCTGATCGGTGCAGCCCTGGTCCTCACGTTGCTCGGCGTCCTGCCCTGGCCGTCGGTGGCGGCCAGCCCGATCAAGATCGGGCTCATCACCGACCTCACCGGCATGGCCTACCTACTCGCCAAGGACAACGCCGACGGCGCGAAGATCGCGGTCGACGAGATCAACAAGGCCGGCGGCGTCCTGGGCCGGCCGCTGGAGCTGGTGGTCCGCGACAGCGCCCTGAAGACGGACATGGGGATCGCGGCAGCGCGAGAGCTCGTGGTCGACCAGAAGGTCAACTTCCTGCTCGGCCCGGTCTCGAGCGCGGTGCGGCTGGCGATCTCCGACGTGGCCCGGCAGTACAAGGTGCCCATGATCGACAGCATCGGGGGATCCCGGCGTCTCGTCGAGGACCGGGGGCACGACTTCTTCTTCGAGCTGTCGCTGACGACGCGCACCGAGGCCTACGGGCAGGCGGTGGGCACGGCCAAGCTCAAGGGCAAGAAGGTCGTGACGATCGCTCCCGACTACGAGTGGGGACGCCTCGAGCACGAGGGCTTCGTCCAGCCCTTCAAGAAGATGCGCCCCGAGGCCGAGTTCATCGGCGAGTACTGGCCCAAGCTCGGCGAGAAGGACTACACCCCGTACATCACGGCGATCCTCTCCAAGAATCCCGACATCATCTGGAGCGCGCTCTGGGGTGGCGACTTCATCGGGTTCGTCAAGCAGGCGAAGGGCTACGGGGTCTTCGAGAAGTTCGTCTTCGTGGGCAGCGCCGAGCCGGCGTCGCTCCAGGCGCTCGGAGCGGACGCGCCCGAGGGGATCTACGGCTGGGATCGCGCGCCGGTGTACGCGATCGACACGCCGGCGATGAAGGCGTTCGTCGCCGCGTACCAGGCCAAGAACCAGCACCTCCCGACGGGGTGGGTGGCCTTCGGGTACGAGGCCGTGCAGCTCGTGAAGTGGGGGCTCGAGAAGGCCGGCTCGGACAAGCCCGAAGCGTGGGTCCGGGCCGTCAAGGGCGCCACGGTGCCGCTCCTTCGGGGCCCCATCACCTTCCGCGAGTTCGACAACGTGTCCAACTCGCCGGTGTACTTCGGCCGCCTGATGCGCGACCCGAAGTACCCGTTCCTGATCCTCAAGGACATTCTGAAAGTGGGGGTCGAGCCCTCGATGATCTCGGTGGAGGAGGTCAAGAAGCTCCGCGAAGCGGCCAAGTAG